The Lepisosteus oculatus isolate fLepOcu1 chromosome 4, fLepOcu1.hap2, whole genome shotgun sequence genome window below encodes:
- the LOC138238417 gene encoding serine/threonine-protein kinase pim-3-like isoform X2, with protein MGESMEQDISCKRMKDSHGGHISACETISLSGSQSLVSESHEAGSEPPPAQDTPKRTPDPQCRESFDRLYMETYMLGAGGYGSVYAGFRKEDGLPKLEDKVSHFPLELVLLFIVGDDPVYPGVIKLLDWFELPDEYLLVQERPEPCQDLFAFTEERGGFLEEAEAQNFLQQLVNTLQHCHQRGVLHRDIKAENILVQIDTKRLKLLDFGCGCILKDSAKTHFRGTAEYTPPEWLRYGKCHGVPMTVWSLGIVLYDMICGDLPFKTDGEILKGVLHFPRGISKECRNLIRCCLARRPENRPSLEQILLHPWMA; from the exons ATGGGTGAAAGCATGGAGCAAGATATCAGTTGTAAAAGGATGAAGGATTCACATGGAGGACACATTTCAGCATGTGAGACAATATCGCTTTCTGGCTCACAGAGTCTAGTCAGCGAAAGTCATGAGGCAGGTAGTGAACCTCCTCCTGCCCAGGACACTCCTAAGAGAACACCAGACCCACAATGTAGAG aaagttTTGACCGACTTTATATGGAAACATACATGCTAGGAGCTGGTGGATATGGCTCAGTCTATGCTGGATTCAGAAAAGAAGATGGACTTCCG aaactTGAGGATAAGgtgtcacatttccccctggaGCTGGTCCTGCTGTTTATAGTTGGCGATGACCCAGTGTACCCTGGAGTGATCAAACTGCTGGACTGGTTTGAGCTACCTGATGAGTATTTGCTGGTTCAGGAGCGGCCCGAGCCCTGCCAGGACCTTTTCGCCTTCACTGAGGAGCGGGGTGGCTTCTTGGAGGAGGCCGAAGCCCAGAActtcctgcagcagctggtCAACACCCTGCAGCACTGCCACCAGCGTGGAGTCCTGCACAGAGACATCAAGGCAGAGAATATCCTTGTTCAGATAGACACCAAGAGGCTGAAATTGCTGGACTTTGGCTGTGGCTGTATTCTGAAAGACTCTGCCAAAACACATTTCCGAG GAACCGCTGAATACACACCTCCTGAGTGGCTTCGTTATGGAAAGTGCCACGGTGTCCCAATGACTGTCTGGTCCCTAGGAATTGTACTTTATGACATGATCTGCGGAGACCTGCCTTTTAAGACAGACGGGGAAATTCTAAAGGGAGTGCTGCACTTCCCAAGGGGTATCTCTAAAG AATGTCGGAATCTCATTCGTTGCTGCCTGGCCAGGCGGCCTGAGAATCGCCCATCCCTCGAGCAGATTCTGCTCCACCCCTGGATGGCGTGA
- the LOC138238172 gene encoding serine/threonine-protein kinase pim-3-like isoform X1 produces MNSNSFFGLDSPDGSLAGASSIPRENGRQESREGRRTKSSRSSEKKCGRSKRKMGESMEQDISCKRMKDSHVGHISACETISLSGSQSLVSESHEAGSEPPPAQDTPKRTPDPQCRESFDRLYMETYMLGAGGYGSVYAGFRKEDGLPVAVKHVPMNKVKWTQVKLEDKVSHFPLELVLLFIVGDDPVYPGVIKLLDWFELPDEYLLVQERPEPCQDLFAFTEERGGFLEEAEAQNFLQQLVNTLQHCHQRGVLHRDVKAENILVQIDTKRLKLLDFGCGCILNDSAKKHFRGTAEYTPPEWLRYGKYHGVPMTVWSLGIVLYDMICGDLPFKTDGDILKGVLHFPRGISKECRNLIRCCLARRPENRPSLEQILLHPWMA; encoded by the exons atgaattctaaTTCTTTTTTTGGATTAGATTCACCTGACG GATCCTTGGCAGGAGCTTCTTCCATACCGAGAGAGAATGGCAGACAGGAGAGCAGGGAGGGAAGAAGAACCAAGAGCAGCAGGAGCTCAGAAAAAAAGTGTGGCAGGTCAAAAAGAAAGATGGGTGAAAGCATGGAGCAAGATATCAGTTGTAAAAGGATGAAGGATTCACATGTAGGACACATTTCAGCATGTGAGACAATATCGCTTTCTGGCTCACAGAGTCTAGTCAGCGAAAGTCATGAGGCAGGTAGTGAACCTCCTCCTGCCCAGGACACTCCAAAGAGAACACCAGACCCACAATGTAGAG aaagttTTGACCGACTTTATATGGAAACATACATGCTAGGAGCTGGTGGATATGGCTCAGTCTATGCTGGATTCAGAAAAGAAGATGGACTTCCG GTGGCAGTAAAACATGTTCCAATGAATAAAGTGAAATGGACTCAGGTT aaactTGAGGATAAGgtgtcacatttccccctggaGCTGGTCCTGCTGTTTATAGTTGGCGATGACCCAGTGTACCCTGGAGTGATCAAACTGCTGGACTGGTTTGAGCTACCTGATGAGTATTTGCTGGTTCAGGAGCGGCCCGAGCCCTGCCAGGACCTTTTTGCCTTCACTGAGGAGCGGGGTGGCTTCTTGGAGGAGGCCGAAGCCCAGAActtcctgcagcagctggtCAACACCCTGCAGCACTGCCACCAGCGTGGAGTCCTGCACAGAGATGTCAAGGCAGAGAATATCCTTGTTCAGATAGACACCAAGAGGCTGAAATTGCTGGACTTTGGCTGTGGCTGTATTCTGAATGACTCTGCCAAAAAACATTTCCGAG GAACAGCTGAATACACACCTCCTGAGTGGCTTCGTTATGGAAAGTACCACGGTGTCCCAATGACTGTCTGGTCCCTAGGAATTGTACTTTATGACATGATCTGCGGAGACCTGCCTTTTAAGACAGACGGGGATATTCTAAAGGGAGTGCTGCACTTCCCAAGGGGTATCTCTAAAG AATGTCGGAATCTCATTCGTTGCTGCCTGGCCAGGCGGCCTGAGAATCGCCCATCCCTCGAGCAGATTCTGCTCCACCCCTGGATGGCGTGA
- the LOC138238172 gene encoding serine/threonine-protein kinase pim-3-like isoform X2, giving the protein MNSNSFFGLDSPDGSLAGASSIPRENGRQESREGRRTKSSRSSEKKCGRSKRKMGESMEQDISCKRMKDSHVGHISACETISLSGSQSLVSESHEAGSEPPPAQDTPKRTPDPQCRESFDRLYMETYMLGAGGYGSVYAGFRKEDGLPKLEDKVSHFPLELVLLFIVGDDPVYPGVIKLLDWFELPDEYLLVQERPEPCQDLFAFTEERGGFLEEAEAQNFLQQLVNTLQHCHQRGVLHRDVKAENILVQIDTKRLKLLDFGCGCILNDSAKKHFRGTAEYTPPEWLRYGKYHGVPMTVWSLGIVLYDMICGDLPFKTDGDILKGVLHFPRGISKECRNLIRCCLARRPENRPSLEQILLHPWMA; this is encoded by the exons atgaattctaaTTCTTTTTTTGGATTAGATTCACCTGACG GATCCTTGGCAGGAGCTTCTTCCATACCGAGAGAGAATGGCAGACAGGAGAGCAGGGAGGGAAGAAGAACCAAGAGCAGCAGGAGCTCAGAAAAAAAGTGTGGCAGGTCAAAAAGAAAGATGGGTGAAAGCATGGAGCAAGATATCAGTTGTAAAAGGATGAAGGATTCACATGTAGGACACATTTCAGCATGTGAGACAATATCGCTTTCTGGCTCACAGAGTCTAGTCAGCGAAAGTCATGAGGCAGGTAGTGAACCTCCTCCTGCCCAGGACACTCCAAAGAGAACACCAGACCCACAATGTAGAG aaagttTTGACCGACTTTATATGGAAACATACATGCTAGGAGCTGGTGGATATGGCTCAGTCTATGCTGGATTCAGAAAAGAAGATGGACTTCCG aaactTGAGGATAAGgtgtcacatttccccctggaGCTGGTCCTGCTGTTTATAGTTGGCGATGACCCAGTGTACCCTGGAGTGATCAAACTGCTGGACTGGTTTGAGCTACCTGATGAGTATTTGCTGGTTCAGGAGCGGCCCGAGCCCTGCCAGGACCTTTTTGCCTTCACTGAGGAGCGGGGTGGCTTCTTGGAGGAGGCCGAAGCCCAGAActtcctgcagcagctggtCAACACCCTGCAGCACTGCCACCAGCGTGGAGTCCTGCACAGAGATGTCAAGGCAGAGAATATCCTTGTTCAGATAGACACCAAGAGGCTGAAATTGCTGGACTTTGGCTGTGGCTGTATTCTGAATGACTCTGCCAAAAAACATTTCCGAG GAACAGCTGAATACACACCTCCTGAGTGGCTTCGTTATGGAAAGTACCACGGTGTCCCAATGACTGTCTGGTCCCTAGGAATTGTACTTTATGACATGATCTGCGGAGACCTGCCTTTTAAGACAGACGGGGATATTCTAAAGGGAGTGCTGCACTTCCCAAGGGGTATCTCTAAAG AATGTCGGAATCTCATTCGTTGCTGCCTGGCCAGGCGGCCTGAGAATCGCCCATCCCTCGAGCAGATTCTGCTCCACCCCTGGATGGCGTGA